TGATGCCGTCCTTCATTCTCCGCGGCCAGGGCATCGGCCACTTCGCGGAAGGCCTGCTGCAGCGTTTTCTCGTAGTTGGCGAGGGCAGCGGCACGGCGCGCCTCGGCGGCCTCCGTGTTGGCTTGGTTGCGGCCGAAGTCGATGAGCGGCCCGCGCGCGCCAGTGGCCAGGTTCCAGGCCTGGGAGCCTGCCGCGAACAGGTCGCCGAGGGCGGCGCTGGCGGTGCCGAAAGCGGCGGTGAGGGTGATGCGGGGAAACATTGCCGCGCGCGCTGCTCCCACGTTGAAGTTGGCGGCCAAAAGCTGCTGTTCGGCGGCGCGCACGTCGGGGCGCCGGGTCAATACCTCGGCAGGCAGGCCGGCGGCAAGGGGTTCGGGCAGTGACACCTCTTCCGGTGCCGCGACCGTCACCGCCATGCCTGTCAATAGCTGCAGGGCGTTGATGGCCTGGGCCTTCTGCCGGGCGAGGTCGGCTGCGTCGCTGCGCGCCGTGGCCACCAGGCTCTCCGCCGCTGCCACGTCCAGTTCCGAGGCCAGGCCCGCCTGCTGCCGGCGGCGGGTGAGCTCAAGGGAACGCAGGCGGCTATCCAGGCTTTGCTGGGCTAGGCGCAGGCGCGTATCCAGCTCATTGAGCAGGTACCAGGTGGCGGCCACCTCGCCGATCAGACTGACGCGAAAGCTGCGCGCTGCCTCCTCGCTGGCGAGATACTGCGCCCGCGCCGCGTCCGAGAGGGCGTTGAGGCGACCCCAGAAATCCAGCTCGAAGCTGGTCACGCCCAGGTTGACGTCGAAGCGGCTGGCCGTGCGTTCCCGGTTCATGCCGGTGACGTCGGCGGGCGTGCGGCTGCGGCTGGCCGAGGCGTTGCCCTCGATCGGCGGCAGCCGCTCGGCGCGCGCCATGGCGGCGTTGGCGCGCGCTTCCGCCACGCGCGCGTAGGCCGCCGCCAGATCGCGGTTGTGGGCGAGCGCCGCCTCGATCAAAGCCGTGAGGCGGGCGTCGGGGTAGTAGGTGCGCCAGTCGGCGGGCGCCGGTGTGACTGCCTCGCTTACCGGAAAGCTTGGCGGCGTGGGCAGGGGCGGTCGTTGGTAAGGCGGCACGAAGGAACAGCCGGCCACCAGCATGGCCATGGCCGCCACGAAGACACGGCGCTCACACATGGTCGTCTCCCGGACGCGCTCGGGGCGGGAATAGGCTACGCACCACCAGGAAGAAGACGGGAACGAGGAAGATGGCGAGCAAGGTGGCGGCGATCATGCCACCGATGACGCCGGTGCCCACGGCATGGCGGCTGGCCGCGCCGGCACCGGTGGAGATGGCGAGCGGCATCACGCCCAGGATGAAGGCGAAGCTGGTCATGAGAATGGGCCGCAGACGCAGCCGACACGCTTCCAGAATCGCGCTGGTGAGTTCCATGCCCTCCTCCTGCAGCTTGCGCGCGAACTCGATGATGAGGATGGCGTTCTTCGCCGACAGGCCGATGATGGCGATCAGCCCCACCTTGAAGAACACGTCGTTGGGCAGGCCCCGCAGGTAGACTGCCAGCACCGCGCCGAGCACGCCCAGCGGCACCACCAGGATCACCGCCAGCGGGATCACCCAGCTTTCGTAGAGGGCGGCCAGGGCCAGGAACAC
The nucleotide sequence above comes from Thiobacter sp. AK1. Encoded proteins:
- a CDS encoding efflux transporter outer membrane subunit, translating into MCERRVFVAAMAMLVAGCSFVPPYQRPPLPTPPSFPVSEAVTPAPADWRTYYPDARLTALIEAALAHNRDLAAAYARVAEARANAAMARAERLPPIEGNASASRSRTPADVTGMNRERTASRFDVNLGVTSFELDFWGRLNALSDAARAQYLASEEAARSFRVSLIGEVAATWYLLNELDTRLRLAQQSLDSRLRSLELTRRRQQAGLASELDVAAAESLVATARSDAADLARQKAQAINALQLLTGMAVTVAAPEEVSLPEPLAAGLPAEVLTRRPDVRAAEQQLLAANFNVGAARAAMFPRITLTAAFGTASAALGDLFAAGSQAWNLATGARGPLIDFGRNQANTEAAEARRAAALANYEKTLQQAFREVADALAAENEGRHQVAAQEELVRAQEARLARVRARENAGVASDLEVLDAQRSVFAARQTLAASRRQLATARVTLYKALGGGAE